In one Rhizobium leguminosarum genomic region, the following are encoded:
- a CDS encoding dihydrodipicolinate synthase family protein, translating to MKFEGIYTPAVTPLDQNGQIDRVGFAAVLESLIEAGVHGIIVGGSTGEYYAQSSQERFELAAYAREVIGTRLPLIIGTGATRTEDSVEYAKAAKEIGADAILVSSPPYALPTERENAVHALTVDRAANLPIMLYNYPARMGVVMGEEYFSRVGKSRNVIAIKESSGDMGNLHRLARKFPHIALSCGWDDQALEFFAWGAKSWVCAGSNFLPREHVALYEACVLEKNFDKGRAIMTAMLPLMDFLECGKFVQSIKHGCELIGLNVGSVRAPLRPLNSEEKRTLQTVVATLKRTVAQITSGANHA from the coding sequence GTGAAGTTTGAGGGGATCTATACGCCGGCGGTGACGCCACTCGATCAAAATGGACAGATCGACCGGGTCGGATTTGCCGCCGTGCTCGAGTCGCTGATCGAGGCGGGTGTCCACGGCATCATCGTCGGCGGTTCGACGGGCGAATACTACGCCCAGAGCAGCCAGGAGCGTTTTGAACTCGCAGCCTATGCGCGAGAAGTCATCGGCACACGGCTGCCGCTCATCATCGGTACCGGCGCCACGCGGACCGAAGATTCGGTCGAATACGCCAAGGCGGCGAAGGAAATCGGCGCGGATGCGATCCTGGTCTCGTCGCCGCCCTACGCGTTGCCGACCGAACGCGAGAATGCGGTCCATGCGCTGACCGTCGATCGCGCCGCCAACCTGCCGATCATGCTCTACAACTATCCGGCCCGCATGGGCGTGGTGATGGGCGAGGAGTATTTCTCCCGCGTCGGCAAGTCGAGGAACGTGATCGCCATCAAGGAAAGCTCCGGCGACATGGGCAATCTTCATCGGCTCGCCCGGAAATTTCCGCATATCGCGCTGTCCTGCGGCTGGGACGATCAGGCGCTCGAATTCTTCGCATGGGGTGCCAAGAGCTGGGTCTGCGCCGGCTCCAACTTCCTGCCGCGCGAGCATGTGGCTCTCTACGAAGCCTGCGTCCTCGAAAAGAACTTCGACAAGGGTCGGGCGATCATGACGGCAATGCTGCCGCTCATGGATTTTCTCGAATGCGGCAAGTTCGTCCAGTCGATCAAGCACGGATGTGAATTGATCGGGCTGAATGTCGGCTCCGTCCGCGCGCCGCTGCGTCCCCTCAACTCCGAAGAAAAGCGCACCCTCCAGACCGTCGTCGCCACATTGAAGCGCACGGTCGCCCAGATCACGTCGGGAGCAAACCATGCATGA
- a CDS encoding GntR family transcriptional regulator yields the protein MARTPKSNLYEDLKRQILTMELDPDADLDEASLSEKYGLSRTPVRDIFRRLAGEGYIDIRENRGARVIPMNHSTLRNFFLVAPMIYAAIGRLAVQNFKPSQLVDLKQTQERFRAASEDTDALAMVLENNRFHEIFGEMSGNVYLQPSLGRLLIDHARIGHTFFRPRNEDMKRRLQVAVDHHDGFIAALGAHDENAVVDLVFEHWELSRENMEMFIAPQGLKADAFLGAPATQLLEKAP from the coding sequence ATGGCGAGGACACCGAAGAGCAATCTCTACGAGGACCTGAAACGCCAGATTCTGACGATGGAATTGGACCCGGATGCCGATCTGGACGAGGCCAGTCTAAGCGAAAAATATGGGCTCTCCCGGACGCCGGTCCGCGACATATTCCGTCGCCTGGCCGGTGAGGGCTATATCGATATTCGCGAGAACAGGGGTGCGCGGGTCATCCCGATGAACCACTCCACGCTTCGCAATTTCTTTCTCGTCGCGCCGATGATCTATGCGGCGATCGGCCGTCTCGCAGTGCAGAACTTCAAACCCTCGCAGCTTGTCGACCTGAAGCAGACCCAGGAGCGCTTCCGCGCCGCCAGCGAGGATACGGACGCTCTGGCGATGGTGCTGGAGAACAATCGCTTTCACGAGATCTTCGGGGAGATGTCGGGCAACGTCTATCTGCAGCCGAGCCTCGGCCGGCTGCTCATCGATCACGCGCGCATCGGCCACACGTTCTTCCGGCCAAGAAACGAGGACATGAAGCGGCGGCTGCAAGTGGCGGTCGACCACCATGACGGCTTCATCGCAGCGCTCGGCGCTCACGACGAGAATGCCGTCGTCGATCTCGTTTTCGAACACTGGGAATTGTCCCGCGAGAACATGGAGATGTTCATCGCCCCGCAAGGCCTGAAAGCGGACGCCTTCCTCGGCGCTCCGGCCACGCAATTATTGGAGAAGGCACCGTGA
- the fghA gene encoding S-formylglutathione hydrolase, producing MKAISTEKSHGGTQGVYINRSEVCDCDMTFAVFVPPQAAKGNCPVLWYLSGLTCTHANVMDKGEYRRLAAELGMIIVCPDTSPRGDHVPDEPDNWQFGKGAGFYVDATQPPFSANYRMYSYIADELPRLLAAEFPVDMGRQGIFGHSMGGHGAITIALKSPDRFRSCSAFAPISHPSVSGWSKPALRKYLGADEKTWRAYDACSLIEDGHRFPELFVDQGTADSFLEDGLRPDELRQACEAAGINLRLRMQEGYGHSYFFISTFMEDHLRWHAQRLGD from the coding sequence ATGAAAGCCATCTCGACAGAGAAGTCACACGGCGGCACTCAGGGCGTCTATATCAATCGCTCGGAGGTCTGTGATTGCGACATGACCTTTGCGGTCTTCGTGCCGCCGCAGGCGGCTAAGGGCAACTGCCCGGTTCTTTGGTACCTGTCCGGGCTGACATGCACGCATGCCAATGTCATGGACAAGGGCGAGTATCGGCGGCTTGCGGCTGAGCTCGGAATGATCATCGTCTGCCCGGATACCAGCCCTCGCGGTGACCACGTTCCCGATGAACCCGACAATTGGCAGTTCGGCAAGGGCGCCGGCTTTTATGTCGACGCCACCCAGCCGCCGTTTTCTGCGAATTATCGCATGTACAGCTACATCGCCGACGAACTGCCACGCCTCCTTGCCGCGGAGTTTCCCGTCGACATGGGCCGCCAGGGAATCTTCGGTCACTCGATGGGCGGCCATGGCGCGATCACCATCGCGCTCAAGAGCCCCGATCGTTTCCGGAGCTGCTCGGCCTTCGCGCCGATCAGCCACCCGTCGGTCTCCGGCTGGTCGAAGCCGGCATTGCGGAAATATCTCGGAGCCGATGAAAAGACCTGGCGGGCCTATGATGCCTGCTCGCTGATCGAAGACGGGCACCGGTTCCCGGAACTGTTCGTCGATCAGGGAACGGCGGATAGCTTCCTGGAGGACGGCTTGCGTCCCGACGAACTCCGGCAAGCCTGCGAAGCGGCGGGCATCAACTTGCGGCTGCGCATGCAGGAAGGCTACGGCCACTCCTACTTTTTCATTTCGACCTTCATGGAGGACCATCTGCGCTGGCATGCGCAGAGGTTGGGGGATTGA
- a CDS encoding aldehyde dehydrogenase: MHEPLTAAEYKAIAAELQFPTNAFIDGAFRPANSGKTFTSTNPATGEVLAEIAACDSSDVDFAVAKAKDAFDDGRWRLRSPAERKEVLLKLAKLMEQNRYELAVLESLDSGKPVRECQTVDIPDTIHTIRWHAELIDKLYDNTAPVGANALTMIVREPIGVVGCVLPWNFPLLMLAWKIGPALAAGCSVIVKPAQETTLTTLRVAELAHEAGIPAGVFNVVTGSGREVGEPIGLHMNVDMVAFTGSTPTGRCFLRYAADSNLKKVVLECGGKNPAVVLDDAEDLDLVAEQVVNGAFWNMGENCSATSRLIVHSKIKDELMKRIGAYMREWKTGDPLDPENRIGALVSKAHFEKVKSFLDDAKTEKLSVTQGGETYNGIFIEPTLVEGVTPASRLFQEEIFGPILSVTTFNTLAEATALANDTNYGLTASVYTGSLRNAIRLTRDIRAGLITVNCFGEGDATTPFGGYKESGFGGRDKSVFAHDNYCELKTIWIDISERSVDETIR, translated from the coding sequence ATGCATGAACCCTTGACCGCCGCCGAATACAAGGCGATCGCCGCCGAGCTCCAGTTCCCGACGAATGCCTTCATCGACGGCGCATTTCGTCCGGCAAATTCCGGCAAGACATTCACCTCCACGAACCCCGCGACCGGCGAGGTCCTTGCCGAAATCGCGGCCTGTGATTCCAGCGACGTCGACTTCGCCGTTGCGAAGGCGAAGGACGCGTTCGACGATGGACGTTGGCGGCTCCGCTCGCCTGCCGAGCGCAAGGAAGTGCTTCTGAAGCTCGCCAAGCTCATGGAGCAGAACAGGTACGAGCTTGCCGTCCTGGAAAGCCTCGACAGCGGCAAGCCGGTGCGCGAATGCCAGACCGTCGATATTCCCGATACCATTCATACGATCCGCTGGCATGCCGAATTGATCGACAAGCTCTATGACAACACCGCTCCGGTCGGCGCCAACGCGCTGACGATGATCGTGCGCGAACCAATCGGCGTCGTGGGATGCGTGCTGCCATGGAATTTCCCGTTGCTGATGCTGGCCTGGAAGATCGGCCCGGCGCTTGCCGCCGGCTGCTCGGTCATCGTCAAGCCGGCGCAGGAAACGACGCTGACGACGCTGCGCGTCGCCGAGCTCGCCCATGAAGCCGGTATTCCGGCTGGTGTGTTCAACGTCGTCACCGGCTCCGGCCGGGAGGTCGGCGAACCAATCGGCCTGCACATGAATGTCGATATGGTGGCCTTCACCGGCTCGACGCCGACCGGCCGCTGCTTCCTGCGTTATGCCGCGGACTCAAATCTCAAGAAGGTCGTGCTCGAATGCGGCGGCAAGAACCCCGCGGTCGTTCTCGACGATGCCGAAGACCTCGATCTCGTCGCCGAGCAGGTCGTCAACGGCGCCTTCTGGAACATGGGCGAGAATTGCTCGGCCACGTCGCGTCTCATCGTTCATTCCAAGATCAAGGACGAACTGATGAAGCGTATCGGCGCCTATATGCGCGAATGGAAGACGGGCGACCCGCTCGATCCCGAAAACCGCATCGGCGCGCTGGTCAGCAAAGCGCATTTCGAGAAGGTGAAATCCTTCCTCGACGATGCCAAGACGGAGAAGCTGTCCGTCACCCAAGGCGGTGAAACCTATAACGGCATCTTCATCGAGCCGACGTTGGTCGAGGGCGTGACGCCGGCCAGCCGGCTGTTCCAGGAGGAGATCTTCGGGCCGATCCTGTCGGTTACGACGTTCAACACCCTGGCCGAGGCGACCGCTTTGGCCAACGACACCAATTACGGCCTGACAGCATCCGTCTATACGGGCAGCCTGCGCAATGCGATCCGGCTGACCCGCGACATCCGGGCTGGCCTGATCACCGTCAACTGCTTCGGCGAGGGCGACGCCACCACGCCGTTCGGCGGCTACAAGGAGTCCGGCTTCGGCGGGCGCGACAAGTCGGTCTTCGCCCATGACAATTACTGCGAGCTCAAGACTATCTGGATCGACATTTCGGAGCGGTCGGTCGACGAGACGATCCGATGA
- the gfa gene encoding S-(hydroxymethyl)glutathione synthase, which produces MSIAIHPAVDSGFRATDAAFAGGTLVCKCTSNPVKVRIKGDIAHNHACGCTKCWKPEGAVFSVVAVAPTESVEVLENGDKLAVVDATALIQRHACKQCGVHLYGPVEREHAFQGLSFVHPERFQETGWAKPGFAAFVSSIIESGFDPGKMDAVRAQLKASGLEPYDCLNPGLMDAIATWTAKKSGVLAS; this is translated from the coding sequence ATGAGCATAGCCATTCATCCGGCAGTGGATTCAGGCTTTCGAGCGACTGACGCCGCCTTTGCCGGCGGGACGCTGGTGTGCAAATGCACGAGCAATCCCGTGAAGGTCAGGATCAAGGGCGATATCGCCCATAATCACGCCTGCGGCTGCACCAAGTGCTGGAAGCCCGAGGGTGCCGTCTTTTCGGTCGTCGCGGTCGCGCCCACCGAGAGCGTCGAAGTGCTGGAGAACGGCGACAAACTTGCCGTCGTCGATGCCACGGCCCTGATCCAGCGGCATGCCTGCAAGCAATGCGGCGTGCACCTGTACGGCCCGGTCGAGCGTGAACATGCGTTCCAGGGATTGTCCTTCGTCCATCCGGAGCGCTTCCAGGAAACCGGCTGGGCAAAGCCAGGCTTTGCGGCCTTCGTGTCGTCGATCATCGAAAGCGGTTTCGATCCTGGCAAGATGGATGCCGTCAGAGCGCAGTTGAAGGCATCGGGCCTCGAGCCGTACGATTGCCTCAATCCCGGCCTGATGGACGCTATCGCCACCTGGACGGCCAAGAAGAGCGGCGTCCTCGCCTCGTGA